In one window of Candidatus Hydrogenedentota bacterium DNA:
- a CDS encoding serine/threonine protein kinase yields the protein MATKEELPDRLRIYRFKCDRLLGRGGTGTVYRAIDTEKGEVVAIKVFHANFFRNASQVKDFAKSVQSFKKFNHTNVVRVMEFIEGEEGLCLTMEYCDGPDLKWYIENRPWNLEERLVIVAQICNGLQYIHDQGFTHHDLKPGNILFTRKGIAKLSDYSLCRARSLPFLDSGLVEQITPMYVAPEIIEGKRATHRSDIYSLGIALYLMFSGKLPFEVDSLQRLYQMHLRQIPFHPHQINRRCPQALGDVIMKMIDKDPAKRYESCDQLRIILSDVCKPRI from the coding sequence ATGGCGACAAAAGAAGAATTACCCGATCGACTAAGGATATACCGGTTCAAGTGCGACCGGCTCCTCGGGAGGGGCGGCACCGGGACCGTGTACCGGGCAATTGACACCGAGAAGGGCGAGGTCGTCGCCATCAAGGTGTTTCACGCCAACTTTTTCCGCAACGCCAGCCAAGTGAAGGACTTCGCAAAGAGCGTCCAGTCCTTCAAGAAATTCAATCACACCAACGTCGTTCGCGTCATGGAGTTCATCGAGGGCGAGGAAGGCCTCTGCCTCACGATGGAATACTGCGACGGGCCCGACTTGAAGTGGTACATCGAAAACCGCCCCTGGAACCTCGAAGAACGCCTGGTCATCGTCGCGCAGATTTGCAACGGGTTGCAGTACATCCACGATCAGGGGTTCACGCACCACGACCTGAAACCGGGCAACATTCTATTTACGCGAAAGGGAATCGCGAAGCTGTCGGACTACTCGCTCTGCCGCGCGAGGTCCTTGCCGTTTCTCGATTCGGGATTGGTCGAGCAGATCACGCCCATGTACGTCGCGCCGGAAATCATCGAGGGGAAGAGGGCCACGCACCGGAGCGACATCTATTCGCTGGGCATCGCGCTGTACTTGATGTTCAGCGGGAAGTTGCCCTTCGAGGTGGACAGCCTGCAGCGCCTATATCAAATGCACCTGCGCCAAATTCCGTTCCATCCGCACCAAATCAACCGCCGCTGCCCTCAAGCGCTTGGCGACGTGATCATGAAGATGATCGATAAGGACCCCGCAAAACGCTACGAGAGCTGCGACCAGCTCCGCATCATCCTCTCCGACGTCTGCAAACCGCGCATATAA
- the gatB gene encoding Asp-tRNA(Asn)/Glu-tRNA(Gln) amidotransferase subunit GatB: MKYEPVIGMEVHVELSTKSKVFCGCSTNFHAPANTNVCPVCLGMPGVLPVINKRAVEMSVMVGLALNCTISRWSKMDRKNYFYPDLAKNYQISQYDLPLCHDGFISIKSNGSTKRIGITRAHLEEDTARNTHTIGGGDSGVDFNRCGVTLLEIVTEPDIRSADEAFAYLTELKQLLRYLDVSDCNMEEGSLRAEANISIRPAGTDAFGTKTEVKNVASFSGIQKAIEFEIARQAKLLDEGGKVVQETRGWDADRGITFSQRAKESAHDYRYFPDPDLVPIVVDEAWEGRIRASLPELPQARRARFESEYGLSAYDAGVLTAEKEMADYYEAVVKQGCAPKQAANWISVELQALLTEHKQELTASKVTAGRLAAMLKLIDDGTISGKIAKDVLLDMFETGKDPKAIVEEKGLVQISDTSAIEAAAREVIAANPGPVAEFRGGKEKTFGFLVGQLMKATKGKANPQLANEVLRRVLKETE, from the coding sequence ATGAAATACGAACCGGTCATCGGCATGGAAGTGCATGTCGAGTTGAGCACAAAATCGAAGGTCTTCTGCGGGTGCAGCACGAATTTTCATGCGCCCGCGAACACGAACGTGTGTCCAGTGTGTTTGGGGATGCCCGGCGTGTTGCCGGTGATTAACAAACGCGCCGTCGAGATGAGCGTGATGGTCGGCCTCGCGCTGAACTGCACGATCTCGCGCTGGTCGAAGATGGACAGGAAGAACTATTTCTATCCCGATCTTGCGAAGAACTACCAGATCAGCCAGTACGACCTGCCGTTGTGCCATGACGGATTCATCAGCATCAAGTCGAACGGTTCCACGAAGCGCATCGGCATTACGCGCGCGCACCTCGAAGAAGACACGGCGCGCAACACGCACACGATCGGCGGGGGCGACAGCGGCGTAGACTTCAACCGCTGCGGCGTCACGCTGCTCGAAATCGTGACGGAACCCGACATTCGCAGCGCGGACGAAGCGTTCGCCTATCTAACCGAATTGAAGCAACTCCTGCGCTATCTCGATGTCAGCGACTGCAACATGGAAGAGGGGTCGCTCCGCGCGGAGGCGAACATTAGCATTCGACCGGCGGGCACGGACGCGTTTGGCACCAAGACCGAGGTGAAAAACGTCGCGTCGTTCAGCGGCATTCAGAAAGCGATTGAATTCGAGATTGCCCGCCAGGCCAAGTTGCTCGACGAAGGCGGCAAGGTCGTACAGGAGACCCGCGGCTGGGACGCGGACCGCGGCATCACGTTCTCCCAGCGCGCGAAGGAATCCGCGCACGACTACCGCTACTTCCCCGATCCCGATCTCGTGCCCATTGTGGTTGACGAGGCGTGGGAGGGGCGCATCCGCGCGTCGCTGCCGGAGTTGCCGCAGGCGCGGCGGGCGCGGTTCGAGTCGGAGTACGGCCTGTCCGCGTACGACGCCGGTGTGCTCACGGCAGAGAAAGAGATGGCGGACTACTACGAAGCTGTGGTGAAGCAGGGCTGCGCGCCGAAGCAGGCCGCGAACTGGATATCGGTCGAGTTGCAGGCGCTCCTTACCGAACACAAGCAGGAGCTGACCGCGAGCAAAGTCACTGCCGGCCGCCTTGCGGCGATGCTGAAACTGATCGACGACGGCACCATCAGTGGTAAGATTGCGAAGGACGTGCTGCTCGACATGTTCGAGACGGGCAAGGACCCGAAGGCAATTGTCGAAGAAAAGGGCCTAGTCCAGATCAGTGATACCTCCGCGATCGAGGCCGCCGCGCGCGAGGTCATCGCGGCGAACCCCGGTCCCGTCGCGGAATTCCGCGGCGGCAAGGAAAAGACATTTGGCTTCCTCGTCGGCCAATTGATGAAGGCGACGAAAGGCAAGGCCAACCCGCAGTTGGCGAACGAGGTGTTGCGGCGCGTGCTGAAGGAAACGGAGTAG
- a CDS encoding DUF1501 domain-containing protein — MDPILEHRLHINRRQFFGRCATGIGTAALASLLNPELFALEREDPMAPRAPHFAPKAKRVIYLHQSGAPSQLDLFDYKPVMKDMFDKDLPDSVRMGQRLTGMTSGQARFPIAPSIFKFQQYGQGGAWISELLPHIANIADDICIVKTIHTDAINHDPAMTFFQTGFQIAGRPSMGAWVSYGLGSSNRDLPAFVALSSRGSGRPSCQPLYDRLWGSGFLPSVYQGVKFRGTGDPVLYLSDPSGVDPVLRRKMLDDVAALNHDTHAEYQDPEIVTRIEQYELAYRMQTSVPELTDLSQEPESTFEMYGPESKTRGTYAANCLLARRLAERGVRFIQLYHMGWDQHTTLPKELPGQCKDTDQPTAALISDLKQRGMLDDTLVIWGGEFGRTIYSQGTLTATDYGRDHHPKNFAIFMAGGGIKPGMVYGETDDFSYNIVENPVNVHDLHATILNQLGLDHEKLTYPYQGRRFRLTDVAGIVVKDILA, encoded by the coding sequence ATGGACCCGATTCTCGAACACCGACTCCACATCAATCGCCGGCAGTTCTTTGGCCGCTGCGCAACGGGCATCGGCACCGCGGCGCTCGCATCGCTGTTGAACCCCGAACTCTTCGCGTTGGAGCGCGAAGACCCAATGGCGCCGAGAGCGCCGCACTTCGCGCCGAAGGCCAAGCGCGTGATCTACCTGCACCAGTCGGGCGCGCCATCGCAGTTGGACCTGTTCGACTACAAGCCGGTGATGAAGGACATGTTCGACAAGGACCTGCCCGATTCCGTCCGCATGGGGCAGCGCCTTACGGGGATGACCTCGGGGCAGGCGCGATTCCCGATCGCGCCGTCGATCTTCAAGTTCCAACAGTATGGCCAGGGCGGCGCGTGGATTTCGGAACTGCTTCCGCATATCGCGAATATTGCGGACGATATCTGCATCGTAAAGACCATTCATACCGATGCGATCAACCACGATCCGGCGATGACGTTCTTCCAGACCGGGTTTCAAATCGCGGGCCGTCCGAGCATGGGCGCGTGGGTGAGCTACGGACTCGGCTCCTCGAACCGCGACCTTCCCGCGTTCGTAGCGCTCAGTTCGCGCGGCAGCGGGCGCCCCAGTTGCCAGCCGCTGTACGACAGACTTTGGGGCAGCGGGTTTCTGCCGTCGGTGTATCAGGGCGTGAAGTTCCGCGGCACCGGAGACCCAGTGTTGTACCTGTCCGATCCGTCCGGTGTCGATCCGGTGTTACGCCGCAAAATGCTCGACGACGTCGCGGCGTTGAACCACGACACCCACGCGGAGTATCAGGACCCGGAAATCGTAACGCGCATCGAGCAATACGAACTTGCGTACCGCATGCAGACGTCGGTGCCCGAATTGACCGACCTGTCGCAAGAACCGGAGAGCACGTTCGAGATGTACGGCCCCGAATCGAAGACGCGCGGCACTTATGCGGCAAACTGCCTGCTTGCGCGGCGTCTGGCCGAACGCGGCGTGCGTTTCATCCAGCTTTACCACATGGGCTGGGACCAGCACACGACCTTGCCGAAGGAACTCCCCGGCCAGTGCAAGGACACGGACCAACCCACTGCCGCGCTCATTTCGGACCTGAAACAACGCGGCATGCTCGACGATACGCTCGTCATTTGGGGCGGGGAATTCGGCCGCACAATTTACAGCCAGGGAACCTTGACGGCCACGGACTATGGCCGTGATCACCACCCGAAGAATTTCGCGATATTCATGGCCGGTGGCGGCATCAAGCCCGGAATGGTCTACGGCGAGACCGACGACTTCTCGTACAACATCGTCGAGAACCCCGTGAACGTCCACGACCTCCACGCGACAATCCTGAACCAGCTCGGCCTCGATCACGAGAAACTGACGTACCCGTACCAAGGCAGGCGATTCCGACTCACGGACGTGGCGGGAATCGTTGTGAAAGATATCCTCGCCTAA
- a CDS encoding response regulator, giving the protein MADNKSRVFTSGEVAQICGVSPDTVSRWFDMGQIEGYRLGPGGDRRIPFDSLRQFMLNHGIPLDRLEEGERRILVVDDDPYYLDVIPAALTKASDYQVFVASTGFDCGALVAEHNPHLIILDIHLSDMDGRMVCERVKSRPETRNTRILAISGYIDDDEAKMLTDYGFDDYVKKPFSLAELGDRVEKLLALPASRIARPKSQV; this is encoded by the coding sequence ATGGCCGACAACAAGAGTCGTGTTTTCACGAGCGGCGAAGTAGCCCAGATTTGCGGTGTCTCGCCCGACACCGTTTCGCGCTGGTTCGATATGGGACAGATCGAAGGCTACCGGCTCGGTCCCGGCGGGGACCGGCGCATCCCGTTCGACAGCCTGCGCCAGTTTATGCTGAACCACGGCATTCCGCTCGACCGGCTCGAGGAAGGCGAACGCCGAATCCTCGTGGTGGACGACGACCCGTACTATTTGGACGTGATACCCGCGGCGCTCACCAAGGCGTCCGACTATCAAGTATTTGTGGCGTCCACTGGGTTCGACTGCGGCGCGCTGGTCGCCGAGCACAACCCGCACCTCATCATCCTCGACATCCACCTTTCCGACATGGACGGACGCATGGTCTGCGAGCGCGTGAAGTCCCGTCCGGAAACCCGCAATACGCGCATCTTAGCGATTTCAGGGTATATCGATGACGACGAAGCGAAGATGCTGACGGACTATGGCTTCGACGACTACGTGAAGAAGCCTTTCAGCCTGGCGGAACTAGGCGATCGCGTGGAAAAACTGCTCGCGCTCCCCGCCTCGCGCATCGCGCGGCCAAAGAGTCAAGTCTGA
- the rsfS gene encoding ribosome silencing factor: MKNVVKKAPAPEPDFMPDTRRIATLADEHKAIDIRAYDLRGLTVIADSFVICTANSEPHVKAVSSAILSGMREIGVKARHSEGNYRNGWLVLDYGNIIVHIFRKEQREFYDLDGLWGDAPRIKLDL, encoded by the coding sequence TTGAAGAACGTAGTTAAAAAAGCGCCGGCCCCCGAGCCGGATTTCATGCCGGACACGCGGCGCATCGCCACGCTGGCGGACGAACACAAGGCCATCGACATCCGCGCCTACGACCTGCGAGGGCTGACCGTCATTGCCGACAGCTTCGTTATTTGCACTGCGAACAGCGAACCGCACGTGAAGGCGGTGTCGAGCGCAATTCTCTCGGGCATGCGCGAGATCGGCGTGAAGGCCCGCCACTCCGAGGGCAACTACCGCAACGGATGGCTCGTGCTGGACTACGGGAACATCATTGTCCATATCTTCCGCAAGGAACAGCGGGAGTTTTACGATTTGGACGGACTGTGGGGCGACGCGCCGCGCATCAAGCTTGACTTGTAA
- the pckA gene encoding phosphoenolpyruvate carboxykinase (ATP), whose protein sequence is MTTANHRNLDMSSTGISSWMEIFRNPTYDELYEHEIDPALEGLERCFQTRFGAVSVDTGRFTGRSPQDKYVVEEETSRDHIWWSGPENPGSNNRRLSEEAWAHLKEIAIDQLNGKRLYIIDGYCGANPETRLSVRIVTEVAWQAHFCKNMFIRPDEHELETFVPDWTILNASKATCPDPGKWGLRTEVFAAFNIKERMTVIGGTWYGGEMKKGIFTIMNYFLPLRGIGAFHCSANMGKAGDTALFFGLSGTGKTTLSADPHRLLIGDDEHGWDDHGVFNFEGGCYAKTINLKESSEPEIYHAIKRDALLENVRVLADGTVDFADTSKTENGRVSYPLYHIDKIVKPVSKGGHPNKIIFLACDAFGVLPPVAKLSPDQAMYQYLSGYTAKVAGTELGVTEPKATFSTCYGAAFLALHPTAYASILGRKMHDHHAEAYLVNTGWTAGVYGVGHRMGLVETRHIIDAILDGTLSRAEYTDMPIFGFHVPKFVHDVDSHLLNPRETWHDRAAYDATARKLAQMFIDNFRRFENTAEGVRLAREAGPRL, encoded by the coding sequence ATGACTACCGCCAATCATCGCAATCTCGACATGTCCTCGACCGGCATATCGTCCTGGATGGAGATATTTCGCAACCCCACGTACGACGAGCTGTACGAACACGAGATTGACCCCGCGCTTGAAGGGCTGGAGCGCTGTTTCCAGACACGGTTCGGCGCCGTCTCGGTGGACACCGGCCGGTTTACGGGCCGCTCGCCGCAGGATAAATACGTCGTCGAAGAAGAGACGTCGCGCGATCACATCTGGTGGTCGGGGCCGGAAAATCCGGGCTCCAACAACCGGCGCTTGAGCGAGGAAGCGTGGGCGCACCTCAAGGAAATCGCCATTGACCAACTGAACGGGAAACGCCTCTACATCATCGACGGCTACTGTGGCGCGAACCCGGAGACACGCCTGTCTGTCCGCATTGTGACGGAGGTGGCGTGGCAGGCGCACTTCTGCAAGAACATGTTCATCCGCCCGGACGAGCACGAACTCGAAACGTTCGTACCGGATTGGACCATCCTGAACGCGTCGAAGGCCACGTGCCCGGACCCGGGAAAATGGGGCCTTCGTACCGAGGTGTTCGCGGCGTTCAACATTAAGGAGCGCATGACCGTTATCGGCGGGACGTGGTACGGCGGGGAGATGAAGAAAGGCATCTTCACGATTATGAATTACTTCCTGCCGCTGCGCGGCATCGGCGCGTTCCATTGTTCGGCGAACATGGGCAAGGCCGGCGATACCGCGCTGTTTTTCGGGCTCTCGGGTACGGGCAAGACGACGCTTTCGGCGGACCCGCACCGGCTGCTCATCGGCGACGACGAGCACGGCTGGGACGACCACGGGGTCTTCAACTTTGAAGGCGGATGCTACGCCAAGACGATAAACCTGAAAGAATCGAGCGAACCCGAAATCTACCACGCGATCAAGCGTGACGCGCTGCTCGAGAACGTCCGCGTGTTGGCGGATGGCACGGTGGATTTCGCCGACACCAGCAAGACGGAGAACGGCCGGGTATCCTATCCGCTCTACCACATCGACAAGATCGTCAAGCCCGTCTCCAAGGGCGGCCACCCGAACAAGATTATCTTCCTCGCGTGCGACGCGTTCGGCGTGCTCCCCCCCGTCGCCAAGCTGTCGCCGGACCAGGCCATGTACCAATACCTCAGCGGATACACCGCGAAAGTGGCCGGCACCGAACTCGGTGTCACCGAACCCAAGGCCACGTTCTCGACATGCTACGGCGCGGCGTTCCTCGCGCTGCATCCAACGGCGTACGCAAGCATCCTCGGCCGGAAGATGCACGATCACCACGCCGAAGCGTACCTCGTGAACACCGGCTGGACGGCGGGCGTATACGGAGTGGGACATCGCATGGGCCTGGTCGAGACGCGGCACATCATCGACGCGATTCTGGATGGGACCTTGTCCCGCGCGGAGTACACGGACATGCCGATCTTCGGGTTCCATGTGCCGAAGTTCGTCCACGACGTCGATTCGCACCTCTTGAACCCGCGCGAGACGTGGCACGACCGCGCCGCGTACGATGCGACCGCGCGAAAGCTGGCGCAGATGTTCATCGACAATTTCCGGCGCTTTGAAAACACGGCCGAGGGCGTTCGGCTGGCGCGCGAAGCGGGACCCCGGCTGTGA
- the gatA gene encoding Asp-tRNA(Asn)/Glu-tRNA(Gln) amidotransferase subunit GatA, with amino-acid sequence MSNDWYKKTAHEIRDAVRGGKVSALEVTESHLARIDAVDGRVKAFIDVWADAARAMAQSVDARIRKGEDVGPLAGVPVGLKDVLCTKLGTTTCCSKILKGYRSPFDATAVERLQNAGAVFLGKLNMDEFAMGSSTENSSIQITRNPWNLDCVPGGSSGGSAAAIAADECAITLGSDTGGSIRQPAACVGCVGIKPTYGRISRYGLVAFASSLDQIGPFTKDVEDAAIALNVMCGRDPKDSTSADIPVPDFTKALKADVSGMRIGLPKEYYTDALNAEMREKIMAAVAVLEKEGAKVVEVSLPHTDYAIAVYYIICTAEASANLARFDGVRYGYRAPGVSSTQELYARTKTDGYGPEVRRRIMLGTYVLSSGYYDAYYLKAQKVRSLIRKDFMDAFEQCDVVLTPTSPTPAFKIGEKSANPLEMYLSDIYTISVNLAGIPGLSMPCGLVGSGLPAGLQIMAKPFDEETILRVAYTYEQKRGFTMGAPTAVR; translated from the coding sequence ATGAGCAACGACTGGTACAAAAAGACGGCGCATGAGATTCGCGACGCAGTGCGGGGCGGGAAGGTGTCGGCGCTCGAAGTGACCGAGAGCCATCTCGCGCGGATCGACGCCGTCGACGGCAGGGTGAAAGCGTTCATCGACGTCTGGGCGGACGCAGCGCGCGCGATGGCGCAATCCGTCGACGCGCGAATCAGGAAAGGCGAAGACGTCGGTCCGCTCGCGGGCGTTCCCGTGGGTCTGAAGGACGTGCTCTGCACCAAACTGGGGACAACGACCTGCTGCTCGAAAATCTTAAAAGGCTATCGTAGCCCCTTTGACGCAACTGCGGTTGAACGATTGCAGAACGCTGGCGCGGTCTTTCTCGGCAAGCTCAACATGGACGAGTTTGCGATGGGGTCGTCGACGGAGAACTCGTCGATACAGATCACGCGCAATCCGTGGAACCTTGATTGCGTGCCGGGCGGGTCAAGCGGCGGGTCGGCGGCGGCGATCGCAGCGGACGAATGCGCGATTACCCTCGGCAGCGATACCGGCGGGTCGATTCGGCAGCCCGCGGCGTGCGTGGGGTGCGTGGGAATTAAGCCGACGTACGGGCGCATCTCGCGCTACGGACTCGTCGCGTTTGCTTCGTCACTTGATCAGATTGGGCCGTTCACGAAGGACGTCGAAGACGCGGCGATCGCGCTCAATGTGATGTGCGGACGCGATCCGAAAGACTCGACATCGGCGGATATACCAGTCCCCGATTTTACGAAGGCGCTGAAGGCCGATGTTTCCGGCATGCGAATTGGACTGCCGAAAGAATACTACACCGACGCGCTCAACGCTGAGATGCGCGAGAAGATCATGGCGGCGGTCGCCGTTCTCGAGAAGGAAGGGGCGAAGGTCGTCGAAGTTTCCCTGCCGCACACCGACTACGCGATCGCGGTCTACTACATCATCTGCACGGCGGAGGCCAGCGCAAACCTCGCGCGGTTCGACGGCGTCCGTTACGGCTACCGCGCGCCAGGTGTCTCTTCTACACAGGAGCTGTACGCGCGTACAAAAACCGACGGGTACGGCCCGGAAGTGCGGCGCCGCATCATGCTCGGCACGTATGTGTTGTCGAGCGGATACTACGACGCGTACTACCTCAAAGCGCAGAAGGTGCGTTCGCTCATTCGCAAGGATTTCATGGACGCGTTCGAACAGTGCGATGTCGTGCTTACACCGACTTCTCCGACGCCCGCGTTCAAGATCGGCGAGAAGTCGGCGAACCCGCTGGAAATGTATTTGAGCGATATCTACACGATCAGCGTAAACCTTGCCGGAATCCCCGGGTTGAGTATGCCGTGCGGTTTGGTCGGTTCGGGATTGCCGGCGGGATTGCAGATCATGGCAAAGCCTTTCGACGAGGAAACAATTTTGCGCGTTGCGTATACCTATGAGCAGAAGCGTGGGTTTACAATGGGTGCGCCAACTGCCGTGCGGTAA
- the gatC gene encoding Asp-tRNA(Asn)/Glu-tRNA(Gln) amidotransferase subunit GatC produces the protein MAKITKADVEYVAGLAQLTLDEATKEKLVGEMGDILAYMDKLNELNTDGIEPTMHVLQMSNVFREDEVRPSLDRDAALANAPKTDGEYFLVPKILDVGDE, from the coding sequence ATGGCAAAGATCACCAAGGCAGACGTGGAATACGTGGCTGGGCTGGCCCAACTCACGCTCGACGAGGCGACCAAGGAAAAGCTCGTGGGCGAGATGGGCGACATCCTCGCATACATGGACAAGTTGAATGAGCTGAATACCGACGGCATCGAGCCGACGATGCACGTGCTCCAGATGAGCAACGTGTTTCGTGAGGACGAGGTCCGGCCCTCGCTCGACCGCGACGCGGCGCTCGCCAACGCGCCCAAGACGGACGGCGAGTATTTTCTCGTGCCGAAGATTTTGGATGTAGGGGACGAGTAA
- a CDS encoding DegT/DnrJ/EryC1/StrS family aminotransferase, translating into MQNPHEILRRDFLAASAAGMALAGGAAQAAEQPAAKLAAEGGEKAVKTAFTQPPRFGEPERERLDQMLGQDTLFYWKGPQTGIFIERFQQICPAKYVMTCTSGTAALHIAVAAAGIGPGDEVITAPVTDIGTVIGVIYQMGVPVFADLNPSTLNLDPADVEKRITPKTKAIIAVHLAGNPCEMDALKAIADKHNLVLIEDCAQAWGAKYRGKPIGSIGHIACWSLQNSKHITTGDGGVVASNDETFGPKLQRYGDKGFDRIKGGQFEFFSTNYRMSEPQAAVGAGQFTRLEAIIASRSKLGNLLSERIAGINGITPHNVHPEDRCSYWFYMFRMDPKAFTCDRATFVKALGAEGVQCSAGYIPVTMHHNPVFLQHGFFAGKWPVKDLGLTTMDYSKHETPEAEAILQTGVRVTIHEAMPEQYIEESAAAIRKVAQHYAA; encoded by the coding sequence ATGCAAAACCCACACGAAATTCTACGACGCGATTTTCTGGCGGCGTCCGCGGCGGGCATGGCGCTCGCCGGCGGAGCGGCGCAGGCCGCCGAACAACCTGCCGCAAAACTGGCAGCCGAAGGCGGCGAGAAAGCAGTTAAGACCGCATTCACGCAGCCGCCGCGTTTCGGCGAACCCGAGCGCGAGCGCCTCGATCAAATGCTCGGCCAGGACACGCTGTTCTATTGGAAGGGCCCGCAGACGGGCATCTTTATCGAGCGGTTTCAACAGATATGCCCCGCGAAGTACGTGATGACCTGCACGTCAGGCACGGCCGCACTGCACATTGCCGTTGCGGCGGCGGGAATCGGACCGGGAGATGAAGTCATTACCGCGCCGGTGACCGATATCGGCACGGTGATCGGCGTCATTTACCAGATGGGCGTGCCCGTCTTCGCGGACTTGAATCCGTCTACCCTGAACCTCGATCCGGCGGATGTCGAGAAGCGCATCACGCCGAAGACGAAGGCGATTATCGCCGTCCACCTTGCCGGAAACCCGTGCGAGATGGACGCGCTGAAGGCGATCGCGGACAAACACAACCTCGTACTGATCGAAGACTGCGCGCAGGCCTGGGGCGCGAAGTACCGCGGCAAACCTATTGGCTCGATCGGACACATCGCGTGTTGGTCGCTCCAGAATTCAAAGCACATTACCACCGGCGATGGCGGGGTCGTCGCGTCCAACGACGAAACGTTTGGCCCGAAGTTGCAGCGGTACGGCGACAAGGGGTTCGACCGCATCAAGGGCGGTCAGTTCGAGTTTTTCTCAACGAACTACCGCATGAGCGAGCCTCAGGCCGCAGTGGGCGCAGGGCAGTTCACGCGGCTTGAAGCCATCATCGCGTCACGCTCGAAGCTCGGCAATCTTTTGAGCGAGAGAATAGCCGGCATCAACGGAATTACGCCGCACAACGTTCATCCCGAGGACCGGTGCTCGTATTGGTTCTACATGTTTCGCATGGACCCGAAAGCGTTCACCTGCGACCGCGCGACTTTCGTGAAGGCACTGGGCGCGGAGGGCGTGCAGTGCTCGGCGGGCTACATTCCGGTGACAATGCACCACAACCCGGTCTTCCTGCAGCACGGCTTTTTCGCGGGGAAATGGCCGGTGAAGGACCTCGGCCTGACGACCATGGACTACTCGAAACACGAAACGCCCGAAGCGGAAGCTATCCTGCAAACCGGCGTTCGAGTCACCATTCACGAGGCCATGCCCGAGCAGTACATCGAGGAGTCTGCCGCCGCAATTCGTAAAGTCGCCCAGCATTACGCGGCCTAG